A genomic region of Jaculus jaculus isolate mJacJac1 chromosome 10, mJacJac1.mat.Y.cur, whole genome shotgun sequence contains the following coding sequences:
- the LOC101605493 gene encoding zinc finger protein 777-like isoform X5: MACPALASSGIGGGSAMDWHIGTNLQREAQTQSAEISLLAILSAVQALEKKTESQAVHLQSLEVRAGTAEKKLADCEKTAVEFSNQLEGKWAVLGTLLQEYGLLQRRLENVENLLHNRSSWVLRLPPGSKGEAPKGSVTTEEVARAVSEQQEGGLEDCQKELQKQVAKESSEALGSLDFASCKPELPTSVAQAGEEGSHSLPSADWGESPSTADTWMGSKVKRSMEGEPTGLESAWVTEGDSGKEDFKRGPCEDPLLVPRERELMSFPLGSQSEPVPAIEGIESGQKFSGEELSAQHKHPYHNSQPLASAKCPQNGTQRVPLTRRRHAPTAQRSYTCVQCGKSFVHQSTLTTHYRTHTGEKPYECTECKKRFGRLSTLLEHRRTHTGERPFPCGQCGRRFARLSTLVEHRRTHTGEKPFPCTQCDKRFTRLANLTVHQSVHSGEHAFQCAHCGSCFPHKPSYLRHLRSHTQEKRFACGQCGKSFSCRSWLMRHQSIHSSPISSFVACDSPHSPGHVSSTDVFKGRGRAFGEPSVTSRSRGPGTDEDYKAYPGGRQLSGNDQLGRSLHSCLSVKMENAG, from the exons ATGGCCTGCCCGGCCCTAGCATCTTCCGGAATTGGGGGCGGCTCAGCCATG GATTGGCACATAGGGACTAACCTCCAACGAGAGGCCCAGACCCAGTCTGCAGAGATCTCCCTTCTAGCCATCCTGTCTGCTGTTCAGGCCTTGGAGAAGAAGACAGAGTCTCAGGCTGTCCACCTTCAGAGCCTGGAAGTACGAGCAGGGACAGCCGAGAAGAAGCTGGCCGACTGTGAGAAGACAGCCGTGGAGTTCAGCAACCAGCTGGAGGGCAAGTGGGCCGTGCTGGGCACCCTGCTGCAGGAGTACGGGCTGCTGCAGCGGCGGCTCGAGAACGTGGAGAACCTGCTGCATAACAGGAGCTCCTGGGTCCTGCGGCTGCCCCCCGGCAGCAAGGGCGAGGCCCCCAAG GGTTCAGTGACTACTGAAGAGGTGGCCAGGGCTGTCTCAGAGCAGCAGGAGGGCGGCCTGGAAGACTGTcagaaagaactccagaagcaagtaGCCAAGGAGAGTTCTGAAGCACTGGGCTCACTTG actttgcaagctgCAAGCCAGAGCTCCCGACTTCAGTGGCCCAGGCTGGCGAGGAAGGCAGCCACAGCCTGCCCAGTGCAGACTGGGGTGAGAGCCCAAGCACAG CAGACACCTGGATGGGCAGCAAAGTGAAGAGGAGCATGGAGGGAGAGCCCACAGGGCTGGAGTCAGCCTGGGTGACTGAAGGGGATTCTGGCAAGGAGGACTTCAAGAGGGGCCCCTGTGAGGATCCACTTCTAGTCCCCAGGGAGAGAGAGTTGATGTCCTTCCCTCTAGGCTCCCAGAGTGAGCCTGTGCCAGCTATTGAGGGCATTGAAAGTGGCCAGAAGTTCAGTGGTGAAGAGCTCAGTGCACAGCACAAGCACCCATACCACAATTCCCAGCCCCTGGCCAGTGCCAAGTGTCCCCAGAATGGCACACAGCGCGTCCCTCTTACCAGGCGTCGTCATGCACCCACAGCGCAGCGCTCCTACACCTGTGTCCAGTGTGGCAAGAGCTTTGTCCACCAGTCCACACTCACCACACACTACCGCACAcacactggagagaagccttATGAGTGCACTGAATGTAAGAAGCGCTTTGGCCGCCTGTCCACGCTGCTGGAGCACCGGCGCACGCACACGGGCGAGCGGCCCTTCCCGTGTGGGCAGTGCGGCCGCCGCTTTGCCCGCCTGTCCACGTTGGTGGAACACCGACGTacgcacacaggtgagaagcccttCCCATGCACCCAGTGCGACAAGCGCTTCACACGCCTGGCCAACCTGACAGTGCACCAGAGTGTGCACTCGGGCGAGCATGCCTTCCAGTGTGCCCATTGTGGCTCCTGCTTCCCACATAAGCCCAGCTACCTGCGGCACCTGCGTAGTCACACTCAGGAGAAGCGCTTTGCCTGTGGCCAGTGTGGCAAGAGCTTCTCCTGTCGCTCCTGGCTCATGCGCCACCAGAGCATCCATTCCAGCCCAATCTCCTCTTTTGTGGCTTGTGACTCCCCACACTCCCCAGGCCATGTGTCATCCACAGACGTTTTTAAAGGTAGGGGAAGAGCCTTCGGTGAACCTTCTGTCACGTCCAGATCCAGAGGCCCTGGGACTGATGAGGATTACAAGGCGTACCCTGGAGGCAGGCAGCTGAGTGGCAATGATCAGCTGGGGAGGTCTCTCCACAGTTGTCTCTCTGTCAAGATGGAGAATGCAGGATAG
- the LOC101605493 gene encoding zinc finger protein 777-like isoform X6 has translation MACPALASSGIGGGSAMDWHIGTNLQREAQTQSAEISLLAILSAVQALEKKTESQAVHLQSLEVRAGTAEKKLADCEKTAVEFSNQLEGKWAVLGTLLQEYGLLQRRLENVENLLHNRSSWVLRLPPGSKGEAPKGSVTTEEVARAVSEQQEGGLEDCQKELQKQVAKESSEALGSLDFASCKPELPTSVAQAGEEGSHSLPSADWGESPSTDTWMGSKVKRSMEGEPTGLESAWVTEGDSGKEDFKRGPCEDPLLVPRERELMSFPLGSQSEPVPAIEGIESGQKFSGEELSAQHKHPYHNSQPLASAKCPQNGTQRVPLTRRRHAPTAQRSYTCVQCGKSFVHQSTLTTHYRTHTGEKPYECTECKKRFGRLSTLLEHRRTHTGERPFPCGQCGRRFARLSTLVEHRRTHTGEKPFPCTQCDKRFTRLANLTVHQSVHSGEHAFQCAHCGSCFPHKPSYLRHLRSHTQEKRFACGQCGKSFSCRSWLMRHQSIHSSPISSFVACDSPHSPGHVSSTDVFKGRGRAFGEPSVTSRSRGPGTDEDYKAYPGGRQLSGNDQLGRSLHSCLSVKMENAG, from the exons ATGGCCTGCCCGGCCCTAGCATCTTCCGGAATTGGGGGCGGCTCAGCCATG GATTGGCACATAGGGACTAACCTCCAACGAGAGGCCCAGACCCAGTCTGCAGAGATCTCCCTTCTAGCCATCCTGTCTGCTGTTCAGGCCTTGGAGAAGAAGACAGAGTCTCAGGCTGTCCACCTTCAGAGCCTGGAAGTACGAGCAGGGACAGCCGAGAAGAAGCTGGCCGACTGTGAGAAGACAGCCGTGGAGTTCAGCAACCAGCTGGAGGGCAAGTGGGCCGTGCTGGGCACCCTGCTGCAGGAGTACGGGCTGCTGCAGCGGCGGCTCGAGAACGTGGAGAACCTGCTGCATAACAGGAGCTCCTGGGTCCTGCGGCTGCCCCCCGGCAGCAAGGGCGAGGCCCCCAAG GGTTCAGTGACTACTGAAGAGGTGGCCAGGGCTGTCTCAGAGCAGCAGGAGGGCGGCCTGGAAGACTGTcagaaagaactccagaagcaagtaGCCAAGGAGAGTTCTGAAGCACTGGGCTCACTTG actttgcaagctgCAAGCCAGAGCTCCCGACTTCAGTGGCCCAGGCTGGCGAGGAAGGCAGCCACAGCCTGCCCAGTGCAGACTGGGGTGAGAGCCCAAGCACAG ACACCTGGATGGGCAGCAAAGTGAAGAGGAGCATGGAGGGAGAGCCCACAGGGCTGGAGTCAGCCTGGGTGACTGAAGGGGATTCTGGCAAGGAGGACTTCAAGAGGGGCCCCTGTGAGGATCCACTTCTAGTCCCCAGGGAGAGAGAGTTGATGTCCTTCCCTCTAGGCTCCCAGAGTGAGCCTGTGCCAGCTATTGAGGGCATTGAAAGTGGCCAGAAGTTCAGTGGTGAAGAGCTCAGTGCACAGCACAAGCACCCATACCACAATTCCCAGCCCCTGGCCAGTGCCAAGTGTCCCCAGAATGGCACACAGCGCGTCCCTCTTACCAGGCGTCGTCATGCACCCACAGCGCAGCGCTCCTACACCTGTGTCCAGTGTGGCAAGAGCTTTGTCCACCAGTCCACACTCACCACACACTACCGCACAcacactggagagaagccttATGAGTGCACTGAATGTAAGAAGCGCTTTGGCCGCCTGTCCACGCTGCTGGAGCACCGGCGCACGCACACGGGCGAGCGGCCCTTCCCGTGTGGGCAGTGCGGCCGCCGCTTTGCCCGCCTGTCCACGTTGGTGGAACACCGACGTacgcacacaggtgagaagcccttCCCATGCACCCAGTGCGACAAGCGCTTCACACGCCTGGCCAACCTGACAGTGCACCAGAGTGTGCACTCGGGCGAGCATGCCTTCCAGTGTGCCCATTGTGGCTCCTGCTTCCCACATAAGCCCAGCTACCTGCGGCACCTGCGTAGTCACACTCAGGAGAAGCGCTTTGCCTGTGGCCAGTGTGGCAAGAGCTTCTCCTGTCGCTCCTGGCTCATGCGCCACCAGAGCATCCATTCCAGCCCAATCTCCTCTTTTGTGGCTTGTGACTCCCCACACTCCCCAGGCCATGTGTCATCCACAGACGTTTTTAAAGGTAGGGGAAGAGCCTTCGGTGAACCTTCTGTCACGTCCAGATCCAGAGGCCCTGGGACTGATGAGGATTACAAGGCGTACCCTGGAGGCAGGCAGCTGAGTGGCAATGATCAGCTGGGGAGGTCTCTCCACAGTTGTCTCTCTGTCAAGATGGAGAATGCAGGATAG
- the LOC101605493 gene encoding zinc finger protein 777-like isoform X2, whose product MACPALASSGIGGGSAMDWHIGTNLQREAQTQSAEISLLAILSAVQALEKKTESQAVHLQSLEVRAGTAEKKLADCEKTAVEFSNQLEGKWAVLGTLLQEYGLLQRRLENVENLLHNRSSWVLRLPPGSKGEAPKGSVTTEEVARAVSEQQEGGLEDCQKELQKQVAKESSEALGSLDFASCKPELPTSVAQAGEEGSHSLPSADWGESPSTETGQLESPQAVLSWIKQEKEACGRNLQEPIMTIAHLCSDTWMGSKVKRSMEGEPTGLESAWVTEGDSGKEDFKRGPCEDPLLVPRERELMSFPLGSQSEPVPAIEGIESGQKFSGEELSAQHKHPYHNSQPLASAKCPQNGTQRVPLTRRRHAPTAQRSYTCVQCGKSFVHQSTLTTHYRTHTGEKPYECTECKKRFGRLSTLLEHRRTHTGERPFPCGQCGRRFARLSTLVEHRRTHTGEKPFPCTQCDKRFTRLANLTVHQSVHSGEHAFQCAHCGSCFPHKPSYLRHLRSHTQEKRFACGQCGKSFSCRSWLMRHQSIHSSPISSFVACDSPHSPGHVSSTDVFKGRGRAFGEPSVTSRSRGPGTDEDYKAYPGGRQLSGNDQLGRSLHSCLSVKMENAG is encoded by the exons ATGGCCTGCCCGGCCCTAGCATCTTCCGGAATTGGGGGCGGCTCAGCCATG GATTGGCACATAGGGACTAACCTCCAACGAGAGGCCCAGACCCAGTCTGCAGAGATCTCCCTTCTAGCCATCCTGTCTGCTGTTCAGGCCTTGGAGAAGAAGACAGAGTCTCAGGCTGTCCACCTTCAGAGCCTGGAAGTACGAGCAGGGACAGCCGAGAAGAAGCTGGCCGACTGTGAGAAGACAGCCGTGGAGTTCAGCAACCAGCTGGAGGGCAAGTGGGCCGTGCTGGGCACCCTGCTGCAGGAGTACGGGCTGCTGCAGCGGCGGCTCGAGAACGTGGAGAACCTGCTGCATAACAGGAGCTCCTGGGTCCTGCGGCTGCCCCCCGGCAGCAAGGGCGAGGCCCCCAAG GGTTCAGTGACTACTGAAGAGGTGGCCAGGGCTGTCTCAGAGCAGCAGGAGGGCGGCCTGGAAGACTGTcagaaagaactccagaagcaagtaGCCAAGGAGAGTTCTGAAGCACTGGGCTCACTTG actttgcaagctgCAAGCCAGAGCTCCCGACTTCAGTGGCCCAGGCTGGCGAGGAAGGCAGCCACAGCCTGCCCAGTGCAGACTGGGGTGAGAGCCCAAGCACAG aaacaggccAGCTGGAATCTCCACAAGCAGTTCTGTCCTGGATCAAGCAGGAGAAAGAAGCCTGTGGGAGGAACCTGCAGGAACCAATCATGACCATAGCACACCTGTGCTCAG ACACCTGGATGGGCAGCAAAGTGAAGAGGAGCATGGAGGGAGAGCCCACAGGGCTGGAGTCAGCCTGGGTGACTGAAGGGGATTCTGGCAAGGAGGACTTCAAGAGGGGCCCCTGTGAGGATCCACTTCTAGTCCCCAGGGAGAGAGAGTTGATGTCCTTCCCTCTAGGCTCCCAGAGTGAGCCTGTGCCAGCTATTGAGGGCATTGAAAGTGGCCAGAAGTTCAGTGGTGAAGAGCTCAGTGCACAGCACAAGCACCCATACCACAATTCCCAGCCCCTGGCCAGTGCCAAGTGTCCCCAGAATGGCACACAGCGCGTCCCTCTTACCAGGCGTCGTCATGCACCCACAGCGCAGCGCTCCTACACCTGTGTCCAGTGTGGCAAGAGCTTTGTCCACCAGTCCACACTCACCACACACTACCGCACAcacactggagagaagccttATGAGTGCACTGAATGTAAGAAGCGCTTTGGCCGCCTGTCCACGCTGCTGGAGCACCGGCGCACGCACACGGGCGAGCGGCCCTTCCCGTGTGGGCAGTGCGGCCGCCGCTTTGCCCGCCTGTCCACGTTGGTGGAACACCGACGTacgcacacaggtgagaagcccttCCCATGCACCCAGTGCGACAAGCGCTTCACACGCCTGGCCAACCTGACAGTGCACCAGAGTGTGCACTCGGGCGAGCATGCCTTCCAGTGTGCCCATTGTGGCTCCTGCTTCCCACATAAGCCCAGCTACCTGCGGCACCTGCGTAGTCACACTCAGGAGAAGCGCTTTGCCTGTGGCCAGTGTGGCAAGAGCTTCTCCTGTCGCTCCTGGCTCATGCGCCACCAGAGCATCCATTCCAGCCCAATCTCCTCTTTTGTGGCTTGTGACTCCCCACACTCCCCAGGCCATGTGTCATCCACAGACGTTTTTAAAGGTAGGGGAAGAGCCTTCGGTGAACCTTCTGTCACGTCCAGATCCAGAGGCCCTGGGACTGATGAGGATTACAAGGCGTACCCTGGAGGCAGGCAGCTGAGTGGCAATGATCAGCTGGGGAGGTCTCTCCACAGTTGTCTCTCTGTCAAGATGGAGAATGCAGGATAG
- the LOC101605493 gene encoding zinc finger protein 777-like isoform X1 — protein MACPALASSGIGGGSAMDWHIGTNLQREAQTQSAEISLLAILSAVQALEKKTESQAVHLQSLEVRAGTAEKKLADCEKTAVEFSNQLEGKWAVLGTLLQEYGLLQRRLENVENLLHNRSSWVLRLPPGSKGEAPKGSVTTEEVARAVSEQQEGGLEDCQKELQKQVAKESSEALGSLDFASCKPELPTSVAQAGEEGSHSLPSADWGESPSTETGQLESPQAVLSWIKQEKEACGRNLQEPIMTIAHLCSADTWMGSKVKRSMEGEPTGLESAWVTEGDSGKEDFKRGPCEDPLLVPRERELMSFPLGSQSEPVPAIEGIESGQKFSGEELSAQHKHPYHNSQPLASAKCPQNGTQRVPLTRRRHAPTAQRSYTCVQCGKSFVHQSTLTTHYRTHTGEKPYECTECKKRFGRLSTLLEHRRTHTGERPFPCGQCGRRFARLSTLVEHRRTHTGEKPFPCTQCDKRFTRLANLTVHQSVHSGEHAFQCAHCGSCFPHKPSYLRHLRSHTQEKRFACGQCGKSFSCRSWLMRHQSIHSSPISSFVACDSPHSPGHVSSTDVFKGRGRAFGEPSVTSRSRGPGTDEDYKAYPGGRQLSGNDQLGRSLHSCLSVKMENAG, from the exons ATGGCCTGCCCGGCCCTAGCATCTTCCGGAATTGGGGGCGGCTCAGCCATG GATTGGCACATAGGGACTAACCTCCAACGAGAGGCCCAGACCCAGTCTGCAGAGATCTCCCTTCTAGCCATCCTGTCTGCTGTTCAGGCCTTGGAGAAGAAGACAGAGTCTCAGGCTGTCCACCTTCAGAGCCTGGAAGTACGAGCAGGGACAGCCGAGAAGAAGCTGGCCGACTGTGAGAAGACAGCCGTGGAGTTCAGCAACCAGCTGGAGGGCAAGTGGGCCGTGCTGGGCACCCTGCTGCAGGAGTACGGGCTGCTGCAGCGGCGGCTCGAGAACGTGGAGAACCTGCTGCATAACAGGAGCTCCTGGGTCCTGCGGCTGCCCCCCGGCAGCAAGGGCGAGGCCCCCAAG GGTTCAGTGACTACTGAAGAGGTGGCCAGGGCTGTCTCAGAGCAGCAGGAGGGCGGCCTGGAAGACTGTcagaaagaactccagaagcaagtaGCCAAGGAGAGTTCTGAAGCACTGGGCTCACTTG actttgcaagctgCAAGCCAGAGCTCCCGACTTCAGTGGCCCAGGCTGGCGAGGAAGGCAGCCACAGCCTGCCCAGTGCAGACTGGGGTGAGAGCCCAAGCACAG aaacaggccAGCTGGAATCTCCACAAGCAGTTCTGTCCTGGATCAAGCAGGAGAAAGAAGCCTGTGGGAGGAACCTGCAGGAACCAATCATGACCATAGCACACCTGTGCTCAG CAGACACCTGGATGGGCAGCAAAGTGAAGAGGAGCATGGAGGGAGAGCCCACAGGGCTGGAGTCAGCCTGGGTGACTGAAGGGGATTCTGGCAAGGAGGACTTCAAGAGGGGCCCCTGTGAGGATCCACTTCTAGTCCCCAGGGAGAGAGAGTTGATGTCCTTCCCTCTAGGCTCCCAGAGTGAGCCTGTGCCAGCTATTGAGGGCATTGAAAGTGGCCAGAAGTTCAGTGGTGAAGAGCTCAGTGCACAGCACAAGCACCCATACCACAATTCCCAGCCCCTGGCCAGTGCCAAGTGTCCCCAGAATGGCACACAGCGCGTCCCTCTTACCAGGCGTCGTCATGCACCCACAGCGCAGCGCTCCTACACCTGTGTCCAGTGTGGCAAGAGCTTTGTCCACCAGTCCACACTCACCACACACTACCGCACAcacactggagagaagccttATGAGTGCACTGAATGTAAGAAGCGCTTTGGCCGCCTGTCCACGCTGCTGGAGCACCGGCGCACGCACACGGGCGAGCGGCCCTTCCCGTGTGGGCAGTGCGGCCGCCGCTTTGCCCGCCTGTCCACGTTGGTGGAACACCGACGTacgcacacaggtgagaagcccttCCCATGCACCCAGTGCGACAAGCGCTTCACACGCCTGGCCAACCTGACAGTGCACCAGAGTGTGCACTCGGGCGAGCATGCCTTCCAGTGTGCCCATTGTGGCTCCTGCTTCCCACATAAGCCCAGCTACCTGCGGCACCTGCGTAGTCACACTCAGGAGAAGCGCTTTGCCTGTGGCCAGTGTGGCAAGAGCTTCTCCTGTCGCTCCTGGCTCATGCGCCACCAGAGCATCCATTCCAGCCCAATCTCCTCTTTTGTGGCTTGTGACTCCCCACACTCCCCAGGCCATGTGTCATCCACAGACGTTTTTAAAGGTAGGGGAAGAGCCTTCGGTGAACCTTCTGTCACGTCCAGATCCAGAGGCCCTGGGACTGATGAGGATTACAAGGCGTACCCTGGAGGCAGGCAGCTGAGTGGCAATGATCAGCTGGGGAGGTCTCTCCACAGTTGTCTCTCTGTCAAGATGGAGAATGCAGGATAG
- the LOC101605493 gene encoding zinc finger protein 777-like isoform X4, translating to MAGATSAPDWHIGTNLQREAQTQSAEISLLAILSAVQALEKKTESQAVHLQSLEVRAGTAEKKLADCEKTAVEFSNQLEGKWAVLGTLLQEYGLLQRRLENVENLLHNRSSWVLRLPPGSKGEAPKGSVTTEEVARAVSEQQEGGLEDCQKELQKQVAKESSEALGSLDFASCKPELPTSVAQAGEEGSHSLPSADWGESPSTETGQLESPQAVLSWIKQEKEACGRNLQEPIMTIAHLCSADTWMGSKVKRSMEGEPTGLESAWVTEGDSGKEDFKRGPCEDPLLVPRERELMSFPLGSQSEPVPAIEGIESGQKFSGEELSAQHKHPYHNSQPLASAKCPQNGTQRVPLTRRRHAPTAQRSYTCVQCGKSFVHQSTLTTHYRTHTGEKPYECTECKKRFGRLSTLLEHRRTHTGERPFPCGQCGRRFARLSTLVEHRRTHTGEKPFPCTQCDKRFTRLANLTVHQSVHSGEHAFQCAHCGSCFPHKPSYLRHLRSHTQEKRFACGQCGKSFSCRSWLMRHQSIHSSPISSFVACDSPHSPGHVSSTDVFKGRGRAFGEPSVTSRSRGPGTDEDYKAYPGGRQLSGNDQLGRSLHSCLSVKMENAG from the exons ATGGCCGGGGCGACCTCGGCTCCG GATTGGCACATAGGGACTAACCTCCAACGAGAGGCCCAGACCCAGTCTGCAGAGATCTCCCTTCTAGCCATCCTGTCTGCTGTTCAGGCCTTGGAGAAGAAGACAGAGTCTCAGGCTGTCCACCTTCAGAGCCTGGAAGTACGAGCAGGGACAGCCGAGAAGAAGCTGGCCGACTGTGAGAAGACAGCCGTGGAGTTCAGCAACCAGCTGGAGGGCAAGTGGGCCGTGCTGGGCACCCTGCTGCAGGAGTACGGGCTGCTGCAGCGGCGGCTCGAGAACGTGGAGAACCTGCTGCATAACAGGAGCTCCTGGGTCCTGCGGCTGCCCCCCGGCAGCAAGGGCGAGGCCCCCAAG GGTTCAGTGACTACTGAAGAGGTGGCCAGGGCTGTCTCAGAGCAGCAGGAGGGCGGCCTGGAAGACTGTcagaaagaactccagaagcaagtaGCCAAGGAGAGTTCTGAAGCACTGGGCTCACTTG actttgcaagctgCAAGCCAGAGCTCCCGACTTCAGTGGCCCAGGCTGGCGAGGAAGGCAGCCACAGCCTGCCCAGTGCAGACTGGGGTGAGAGCCCAAGCACAG aaacaggccAGCTGGAATCTCCACAAGCAGTTCTGTCCTGGATCAAGCAGGAGAAAGAAGCCTGTGGGAGGAACCTGCAGGAACCAATCATGACCATAGCACACCTGTGCTCAG CAGACACCTGGATGGGCAGCAAAGTGAAGAGGAGCATGGAGGGAGAGCCCACAGGGCTGGAGTCAGCCTGGGTGACTGAAGGGGATTCTGGCAAGGAGGACTTCAAGAGGGGCCCCTGTGAGGATCCACTTCTAGTCCCCAGGGAGAGAGAGTTGATGTCCTTCCCTCTAGGCTCCCAGAGTGAGCCTGTGCCAGCTATTGAGGGCATTGAAAGTGGCCAGAAGTTCAGTGGTGAAGAGCTCAGTGCACAGCACAAGCACCCATACCACAATTCCCAGCCCCTGGCCAGTGCCAAGTGTCCCCAGAATGGCACACAGCGCGTCCCTCTTACCAGGCGTCGTCATGCACCCACAGCGCAGCGCTCCTACACCTGTGTCCAGTGTGGCAAGAGCTTTGTCCACCAGTCCACACTCACCACACACTACCGCACAcacactggagagaagccttATGAGTGCACTGAATGTAAGAAGCGCTTTGGCCGCCTGTCCACGCTGCTGGAGCACCGGCGCACGCACACGGGCGAGCGGCCCTTCCCGTGTGGGCAGTGCGGCCGCCGCTTTGCCCGCCTGTCCACGTTGGTGGAACACCGACGTacgcacacaggtgagaagcccttCCCATGCACCCAGTGCGACAAGCGCTTCACACGCCTGGCCAACCTGACAGTGCACCAGAGTGTGCACTCGGGCGAGCATGCCTTCCAGTGTGCCCATTGTGGCTCCTGCTTCCCACATAAGCCCAGCTACCTGCGGCACCTGCGTAGTCACACTCAGGAGAAGCGCTTTGCCTGTGGCCAGTGTGGCAAGAGCTTCTCCTGTCGCTCCTGGCTCATGCGCCACCAGAGCATCCATTCCAGCCCAATCTCCTCTTTTGTGGCTTGTGACTCCCCACACTCCCCAGGCCATGTGTCATCCACAGACGTTTTTAAAGGTAGGGGAAGAGCCTTCGGTGAACCTTCTGTCACGTCCAGATCCAGAGGCCCTGGGACTGATGAGGATTACAAGGCGTACCCTGGAGGCAGGCAGCTGAGTGGCAATGATCAGCTGGGGAGGTCTCTCCACAGTTGTCTCTCTGTCAAGATGGAGAATGCAGGATAG
- the LOC101605493 gene encoding zinc finger protein 777-like isoform X3, with protein sequence MACPALASSGIGGGSAMDWHIGTNLQREAQTQSAEISLLAILSAVQALEKKTESQAVHLQSLEVRAGTAEKKLADCEKTAVEFSNQLEGKWAVLGTLLQEYGLLQRRLENVENLLHNRSSWVLRLPPGSKGEAPKGSVTTEEVARAVSEQQEGGLEDCQKELQKQVAKESSEALGSLDFASCKPELPTSVAQAGEEGSHSLPSADWGESPSTGQLESPQAVLSWIKQEKEACGRNLQEPIMTIAHLCSADTWMGSKVKRSMEGEPTGLESAWVTEGDSGKEDFKRGPCEDPLLVPRERELMSFPLGSQSEPVPAIEGIESGQKFSGEELSAQHKHPYHNSQPLASAKCPQNGTQRVPLTRRRHAPTAQRSYTCVQCGKSFVHQSTLTTHYRTHTGEKPYECTECKKRFGRLSTLLEHRRTHTGERPFPCGQCGRRFARLSTLVEHRRTHTGEKPFPCTQCDKRFTRLANLTVHQSVHSGEHAFQCAHCGSCFPHKPSYLRHLRSHTQEKRFACGQCGKSFSCRSWLMRHQSIHSSPISSFVACDSPHSPGHVSSTDVFKGRGRAFGEPSVTSRSRGPGTDEDYKAYPGGRQLSGNDQLGRSLHSCLSVKMENAG encoded by the exons ATGGCCTGCCCGGCCCTAGCATCTTCCGGAATTGGGGGCGGCTCAGCCATG GATTGGCACATAGGGACTAACCTCCAACGAGAGGCCCAGACCCAGTCTGCAGAGATCTCCCTTCTAGCCATCCTGTCTGCTGTTCAGGCCTTGGAGAAGAAGACAGAGTCTCAGGCTGTCCACCTTCAGAGCCTGGAAGTACGAGCAGGGACAGCCGAGAAGAAGCTGGCCGACTGTGAGAAGACAGCCGTGGAGTTCAGCAACCAGCTGGAGGGCAAGTGGGCCGTGCTGGGCACCCTGCTGCAGGAGTACGGGCTGCTGCAGCGGCGGCTCGAGAACGTGGAGAACCTGCTGCATAACAGGAGCTCCTGGGTCCTGCGGCTGCCCCCCGGCAGCAAGGGCGAGGCCCCCAAG GGTTCAGTGACTACTGAAGAGGTGGCCAGGGCTGTCTCAGAGCAGCAGGAGGGCGGCCTGGAAGACTGTcagaaagaactccagaagcaagtaGCCAAGGAGAGTTCTGAAGCACTGGGCTCACTTG actttgcaagctgCAAGCCAGAGCTCCCGACTTCAGTGGCCCAGGCTGGCGAGGAAGGCAGCCACAGCCTGCCCAGTGCAGACTGGGGTGAGAGCCCAAGCACAG gccAGCTGGAATCTCCACAAGCAGTTCTGTCCTGGATCAAGCAGGAGAAAGAAGCCTGTGGGAGGAACCTGCAGGAACCAATCATGACCATAGCACACCTGTGCTCAG CAGACACCTGGATGGGCAGCAAAGTGAAGAGGAGCATGGAGGGAGAGCCCACAGGGCTGGAGTCAGCCTGGGTGACTGAAGGGGATTCTGGCAAGGAGGACTTCAAGAGGGGCCCCTGTGAGGATCCACTTCTAGTCCCCAGGGAGAGAGAGTTGATGTCCTTCCCTCTAGGCTCCCAGAGTGAGCCTGTGCCAGCTATTGAGGGCATTGAAAGTGGCCAGAAGTTCAGTGGTGAAGAGCTCAGTGCACAGCACAAGCACCCATACCACAATTCCCAGCCCCTGGCCAGTGCCAAGTGTCCCCAGAATGGCACACAGCGCGTCCCTCTTACCAGGCGTCGTCATGCACCCACAGCGCAGCGCTCCTACACCTGTGTCCAGTGTGGCAAGAGCTTTGTCCACCAGTCCACACTCACCACACACTACCGCACAcacactggagagaagccttATGAGTGCACTGAATGTAAGAAGCGCTTTGGCCGCCTGTCCACGCTGCTGGAGCACCGGCGCACGCACACGGGCGAGCGGCCCTTCCCGTGTGGGCAGTGCGGCCGCCGCTTTGCCCGCCTGTCCACGTTGGTGGAACACCGACGTacgcacacaggtgagaagcccttCCCATGCACCCAGTGCGACAAGCGCTTCACACGCCTGGCCAACCTGACAGTGCACCAGAGTGTGCACTCGGGCGAGCATGCCTTCCAGTGTGCCCATTGTGGCTCCTGCTTCCCACATAAGCCCAGCTACCTGCGGCACCTGCGTAGTCACACTCAGGAGAAGCGCTTTGCCTGTGGCCAGTGTGGCAAGAGCTTCTCCTGTCGCTCCTGGCTCATGCGCCACCAGAGCATCCATTCCAGCCCAATCTCCTCTTTTGTGGCTTGTGACTCCCCACACTCCCCAGGCCATGTGTCATCCACAGACGTTTTTAAAGGTAGGGGAAGAGCCTTCGGTGAACCTTCTGTCACGTCCAGATCCAGAGGCCCTGGGACTGATGAGGATTACAAGGCGTACCCTGGAGGCAGGCAGCTGAGTGGCAATGATCAGCTGGGGAGGTCTCTCCACAGTTGTCTCTCTGTCAAGATGGAGAATGCAGGATAG